From bacterium, a single genomic window includes:
- a CDS encoding insulinase family protein, protein MDRVQWEHGFFTDLTDLRGEWDNFGRVSSRGIDLPPSISIFRLRFALALDFALALDFALALDFALALDFALALDFALALALVFSPALRGMDGTKYFDGMKTNKTILLIVLLCVPAMVQGQSYRPVHEVFSLTNGLQVVLHPDSTLPLISVNLAYRAGSSRDTKGKTGIANIAGELLLTGTQAVPREELLRLRDMAGVSIQARTSVDWLNIASVFPASMMKKALTIEADRMRNATETVNIEYFDAIIAALAREHERRKKQSLGSFRQQIYHELYAEGHPYRHSTIGEADDLDSIRIEDVQSFMKRFYSPSNASLTVSGQFDAADVKRMIKEAFGDIPAGIASRWKDIPDAFTPIGQSAFIREDRLEYNVLHMVFPSVRYGHEDEAALQVLAKILNGSAHSLIQQGMVSVNPSIVRTEAYQSSQELGGNFWISITVKPEAKLTPLYRQIMQLLESLAADGATEEEIIGARNQIGMDFFSPQEAFYGFGGRGDLLNLGMMYSGNPLLPYLLYDKQQSVISADIQRVAGKYLTDGNQLLFSAVPMGKREYAVEP, encoded by the coding sequence ATGGACCGTGTTCAATGGGAACACGGATTTTTCACGGATCTTACGGATTTACGCGGAGAATGGGACAATTTCGGGCGTGTAAGCAGCAGGGGAATCGATCTACCGCCATCGATTTCGATTTTCCGGCTTCGTTTCGCTCTCGCTCTCGATTTCGCCCTCGCTCTCGATTTCGCCCTCGCTCTCGATTTCGCCCTCGCTCTCGATTTCGCCCTCGCTCTCGATTTCGCTCTCGCTCTCGCACTCGTATTCTCTCCTGCATTGCGCGGTATGGATGGGACGAAGTATTTTGATGGGATGAAAACGAACAAGACAATACTATTGATTGTGTTGCTCTGTGTGCCGGCCATGGTGCAGGGACAGAGCTACCGTCCGGTTCATGAAGTTTTTTCACTGACAAACGGACTGCAGGTGGTGCTGCATCCGGACAGCACGCTGCCGTTGATTTCGGTCAACCTGGCCTATCGCGCCGGTTCTTCGCGTGATACAAAGGGGAAAACCGGCATTGCGAATATTGCGGGCGAACTGCTTCTGACAGGGACGCAGGCCGTTCCTCGGGAAGAGTTGCTGCGCTTGCGCGACATGGCTGGGGTATCCATCCAGGCGCGTACTTCAGTCGACTGGCTGAATATCGCCTCGGTATTCCCCGCGTCCATGATGAAGAAGGCGTTGACGATAGAGGCGGATCGCATGCGCAATGCGACTGAAACCGTCAACATCGAGTATTTTGACGCTATCATCGCTGCGCTTGCCCGTGAGCATGAGCGACGCAAAAAACAGTCTCTCGGCTCATTCAGGCAGCAGATTTACCATGAACTCTACGCCGAGGGGCATCCTTACCGTCACAGCACCATCGGTGAGGCCGACGATCTGGATTCCATCCGCATCGAAGATGTGCAATCCTTCATGAAACGTTTCTATTCGCCTTCGAACGCCAGTCTGACGGTCAGCGGACAGTTTGATGCTGCAGATGTGAAGCGCATGATCAAGGAAGCATTCGGGGACATTCCCGCTGGCATCGCTTCCCGGTGGAAAGACATTCCGGACGCGTTCACACCGATTGGACAGAGCGCCTTTATCCGCGAAGACCGGCTTGAATACAATGTCCTGCACATGGTATTTCCTTCTGTCCGATACGGCCACGAGGATGAGGCGGCACTGCAGGTACTGGCGAAAATTCTGAATGGCTCCGCGCATTCCCTCATACAACAGGGGATGGTCTCGGTCAATCCATCCATTGTGCGGACAGAAGCGTACCAGAGTTCACAGGAACTCGGTGGGAATTTCTGGATAAGCATCACGGTCAAACCCGAAGCCAAGCTCACACCCCTGTATCGGCAAATCATGCAGCTGCTCGAGTCACTTGCCGCTGACGGCGCGACGGAGGAGGAAATCATCGGCGCCAGGAATCAGATCGGCATGGATTTCTTCAGTCCCCAGGAAGCTTTTTACGGCTTTGGCGGACGCGGTGATCTTCTCAACCTGGGTATGATGTACTCCGGAAACCCGTTGCTCCCGTATCTCCTCTACGACAAGCAGCAATCCGTCATCTCCGCCGACATCCAGCGTGTTGCCGGGAAATACCTCACCGACGGCAATCAGCTGCTTTTCAGCGCCGTTCCGATGGGCAAACGCGAATACGCCGTGGAACCCTGA